The Nostoc cf. commune SO-36 genomic sequence ACTTCTGGTCATATTTCTGTTACGAATAAAAACAATTTAGCACCTGTAATTGGCGGTGCGATCGCTAACACCCAAGTTTACATCCTAGATAAACATTTACAACCAGTACCTATAGGCGTACCAGGAGAATTATATATAAGTGGTAATGGATTGGCACGAGGTTATTTAAACTGTCCTGATTTAACTGCTAAATGCTTCATTTCTCATAGTTTTACTAATAAGTTAAAAGCACGACTTTATAAAACAGGTGATTTAGTCCGCTATAGAGTAGATGGCAACATCGAATTTTTAGCCCGCCTCGACGAGCAAGTAAAAATTCGTGGCTACCGCATTGAGTTAGGCGAAATTGAAGCAGTGCTGAGTCAGCATCCAGCAGTACAGCAAACTGTAGTAATAAGTCGTGAGTATGAAGAAGAAAAGCGTTTAGTAGCTTATGTAGTAGCAAAAGCTGAATACAGCAGTAAGCAGGAGAATGGACAATCAATACAATTGCAGAATGAGCAAGTTTTGCAATGGCAGATGCTCTATAACGAAACTTATAATCAACCTGCTGTTGATTCAGATCCAACATCGAATTTTGTTGGCTGGAACAGTAGTTATACAAATCAGCCTATTCCAGCAGAGCAAATGCATGAGTGGGTAAATAACCAAGTAGCGCAAATTTTGGCTTTGCAACCCAAGCGAGTGTTAGAAATTGGTTGTGGAACAGGTTTAATTCTGTTCAGAATTGCACCTCACTGCACTAAATATTGTGGAACAGACTTTTCCCCAGTTTTCACTTAACTACATTCAGCAGCACTTAGAAAAGCAAAAAATACCGCAAGTCACACTGTATCAGCAAATGGCTACTGACTTCGAGAAAGTAGAAACAGCAGCTTTTGATGCAGTAATTCTAAACTCAGTTGTACAATATTTTCCGAATATTGATTATCTAATTCGTGTATTAGAAGGTGCTGTAAAAGCGACTGCTCCAGGTGGCTTTATCTTCATAGGAGATGTGCGTAGTTTACCACTATTGCAAGCTTTCCATGCGTCAGTGCAACTCTATCAAGCTGAACCTTCTCTCACCCGTTCCGAATTACAGCAACGGGTTAAAATGCAAATTTTCCAAGAAACAGAACTGGTGATTGATCCAGCTTTTTTTAATGCAATAAAGCAATACTTTCCCCAAATTAGCAATGTACAAATTCAACTGCTGCGGGGATGCGAACGCAATGAATTAACTCAATTTCGGTACAATGTAATTCTTCATATTGATGATGAAACTATTAATAATACTGTAAATTATTCAGTACTGAACTGGTCTGAAGAGAATTTAACATTATCAGCAGTGCATCAGTTATTAATTGAAACTAAACCAGAAATATTATGTATTAATAATGTACCTAATGCGCGAGTGATGCCAGCAGTTAAAACAGCAGAATGGCTATCAGATATAGAAGGTTATAAAACTGTAGGTCAAATTCGTAAAGCTTTGCAAGAACTCGAAAATATAGGAGTAGAACTAGAAGACTTTTATATATTAGATATAAATTACAAAGTTGATATTACCTGGTCACGTTCAAGTATTGAAGGACACTATGATGTGGTTTTTGTACGCCAAAATATAATAGGAAAGACAGCTACTTTTCCACATAGCATAACTCAATTTCATTCCTGGCAATCTTACGCCAATAATCCTTTACAAGCCAAAGCTGTGCGTAAATTAGTGCCGCAATTG encodes the following:
- a CDS encoding class I SAM-dependent methyltransferase; the protein is MEQTFPQFSLNYIQQHLEKQKIPQVTLYQQMATDFEKVETAAFDAVILNSVVQYFPNIDYLIRVLEGAVKATAPGGFIFIGDVRSLPLLQAFHASVQLYQAEPSLTRSELQQRVKMQIFQETELVIDPAFFNAIKQYFPQISNVQIQLLRGCERNELTQFRYNVILHIDDETINNTVNYSVLNWSEENLTLSAVHQLLIETKPEILCINNVPNARVMPAVKTAEWLSDIEGYKTVGQIRKALQELENIGVELEDFYILDINYKVDITWSRSSIEGHYDVVFVRQNIIGKTATFPHSITQFHSWQSYANNPLQAKAVRKLVPQLQTYIAQKLPEYMMPSAFVILESLPLTANGKVNRRALRGFYDAIQPQLSENYIAPRTPIEKALMKIFAEVLGLKRLGIYDNFFKLGGHSLLATQLVSRVRDDLRVELPLRSVFEAPTIAQISKIVESFKKSNAQSKVPVLVPLSRESRRIKLSSLNEETKGR